A stretch of the Nicotiana tabacum cultivar K326 chromosome 6, ASM71507v2, whole genome shotgun sequence genome encodes the following:
- the LOC107765730 gene encoding 21 kDa protein-like, which translates to MEGAYYIRCHILIVFLILVAFTSSSFMKSSVSAARPAAGDTNTEFIRTSCKSTTYPNLCFSSLSSRSAAIGVSPQLLAHESLTVSLETAQSTSAMMLKLAHVQGLTPREVGAMHDCVEELSDTVDELRKSLGEMKQLRGKDFDLKMNDIQTWVSAALTDEDTCTEGFAGKVMNGKVKTVVRGKILEVAHLTSNALALVNSVAALHS; encoded by the coding sequence ATGGAAGGTGCTTATTATATCCGTTGCCATATTCTCATCGTTTTTCTTATTTTAGTTGCCTTCACTTCTTCTTCATTCATGAAGTCATCAGTTTCAGCAGCAAGACCAGCCGCCGGAGATACAAATACAGAGTTTATAAGAACATCATGCAAGTCAACAACTTATCCAAACCTCTGTTTCAGCTCATTGTCAAGCCGTTCAGCTGCTATTGGAGTTTCCCCTCAACTTCTTGCCCATGAATCCCTCACCGTCAGTCTCGAAACTGCCCAATCAACATCTGCTATGATGCTAAAGCTAGCACACGTCCAAGGATTGACCCCTAGAGAGGTTGGTGCCATGCATGACTGTGTGGAGGAACTAAGTGACACAGTCGATGAATTGAGAAAGTCCTTGGGGGAAATGAAGCAGCTAAGGGGCAAAGATTTTGACCTTAAAATGAATGATATTCAAACTTGGGTCAGTGCTGCCTTGACTGATGAGGATACATGCACTGAGGGGTTTGCCGGAAAAGTCATGAACGGGAAAGTTAAAACTGTTGTAAGGGGAAAGATTTTGGAAGTTGCACACTTGACAAGTAATGCTTTGGCTTTGGTCAACAGCGTTGCCGCTCTTCACAGCTAA